Below is a genomic region from Planctomycetaceae bacterium.
CATTGCTGGTCCACCCAATGGGCTCCACCGTTCGATCCCGTTGGCATGGATTTTGAATCATTTCGAGGTCGTACAAATCTGGCAATGGAACCAGAATACTCTGAGGCTGAACGGCCATTTCTTTACAGCTGTCGTTGATAATCTCGTTTCCGCAAATGCGTTATTTACTTTTCGAAGATGAACTCACCGACGATTTGTCTCCTCTGACGCTGCTGCGACCTTCGTTTGAGCTGGTGTGCGGTCGTGATTGCCTTCGGCGCCGAGTGGAACGATGGTTCCCCGGTGCTCACTGGGGTGTTTGGGTCCGATCGCATTTGGTGGCGGTTTACCGAGAGCAGTTTCCTGATGCTCACGTCAACCAGTTGAACTGGCTGCAGCATCACTCGACGTTGCTGATGAATGGACGCTGGTTGCCGGATGCCAGAATTGATCCCTCCCAACTGGACCTCGACAGCGCCGGATTTATCGATGGACATCTTGCGTGGATTGCACTTGCCCCGGAAGAATTGAGCCTGCTTACCGAACAGGACTTCAGCTCCACGCTGCTCTTGCTGGCCCGAAGTCGACGCGTTGTCGAAGCAGGTGGCAGCATTATCCGTTATCCATGGGACCTGGTCAGTCGGAACTCTACGCAGCTGGTTCGAGATTTCCGGGACGAAGGGCTTTCTCAATCCACAAGTAGTCCTCAGGTTGTGATTCTGGGAGATCCGCAGGACGTCTATATTTCAGAATCAGCGAGGATCGATCCGTTTGTTGTGATCGATGCAACATCCGGACCTGTGTCTATCGACCGCGATGCCGAAGTGCAGGCATTCACGCGTATTGATGGGCCCTGTCATATCGGTAGAGGGGCAAGAGTCTACCGTGCGATGATTCGAGGCGGCACAACGGTCGGAGCGTACTGTCGTGTTGGTGGCGAAATCGAAGAGTCGATTCTTCATAGCTACGTGAACAAATACCACGAGGGGTTCCTTGGCCACAGCTACGTTTGCCCCTGGGTGAATCTTGGTGCAATGACATCTACCTCTGACCTGAAGAGCGACTACAGTTGTGTACGCGTTCCTCTGAAAGGTAAATCCATCGATTCACAGATGATGAAGGTCGGTTCGTTTATCGGCGACCATACAAAAACTGCCATCGACAGCATGTTCAATACGGGCAGTTCCATAGGCATTATGGCGATGGTGCTTCCCGGAGGTCGGCTTCTGCCACGTCATATCCCTTCATTCTGTAACATAAGTTTCGGCGAACTGGCTGCTGACTGGCCGCTGGAAAACAGCCTTGCCTCCGCTGCAATTGCCATGCAGCGAAGAGACCAGACTCTGACCGCTGCCATGGAAACCCTGATTCGCACAGTCTACCTGCAAACTGAAGCGGAACGCGATGCTGCGATGGAAAGAGCCAGGCAACGTCGCAGCGTGATGTGATCAGCGATCCCTGACGCAATCGCTTATGGACACTTTACTGCACGACTAAGTCACCCGGGTCGGAGCACATGGCCTGCTGAACGCGCTTGACGTATAGCTTCCTAGCATTGGATTTACTGCCTGCTGAACTCCGCGAAATGCTGCATACTTCTTTCGTACGAATCGTCTCTTGCGGTACTTTGACCGCATGTTCGCCGTTCCGCTAAACTCGGAGGCCTGAAGATGATTCAATGGGAACAGAAAATGAAATCAAACAGCAGTGGGCATCGAACGCAAGGCACATCATGACCGATGACGCATCGAATCCAGGTGCCTTATCGCAGCAAATTGCTCTGAAGCGAAGTGGCCGATCTGATGTCCCGTTCTTTCTTGTGATGGGCGGATTATCGTCCTGCTTTATCGTCCTGATTGTCCTGATGCTCGCCGCAGATCTGCTGTTTACTTCGGTGGCTGATTTCAAAGAGGCGTTGTTGAAGCCGGAAATCCAGCAGGCGTTTCGGCTGACGCTGCTGTCCTGCTCTATATCCGCATTGTTGTCCGTTTGGGTGGCAGTTCCACTCGGATACCTGCTGTCCAGATATCAGTTTCCCGGCCGCTGGGTTGTGGACACGCTTGTTGATATTCCTGTCGTACTGCCGCCGCTCGTTTTGGGGTTAAGCCTGCTGATTCTGTTTCACTTAAAGATCAACGGGTGGGAGCTGGAAACCTGGTTGCGGCAAGACCTTCATTATCCGGTCACGTATCAGGTTCGCGCGGTGATTCTGGCACAGTTCAGCGTGGCGTGTGCCTTTGCGGTTCGAACGATGCGTGTTACTTTTGATCAAATTAACCCGCGGGCAGAAGATGTGGCGAGAACTCTCGGATGCACTCGCAGTCAGGCGTTCTTGCGTGTCGCATTGCCTCAGGCATGGCGCGGGATCATGGCCGCTGGAACAATTGCCTGGGCAAGAGCTATGGGGGAATTCGGTCCCATCCTGGTGTTTGCCGGCGCGACACGAATGCGGACAGAAGTCCTGTCTACCACTGTCTTCCTCGAACTCAGCATTGGCAACCTGAACGCGGCTGTGGCAGTTTCGCTGCTGATGGTGCTGATGGCATCGATCGTGTTGCTGATTCTTCGTGGCCTTGGGACAAGGCTGACAGCATGATTGAGCTAAAGGATGTGACAATTGCCGCCGGTGATTTTCGACTCACGCAATTGTCCTTTTGCATTGAAACCGGTGAGCATGTTGCACTGATGGGGCGAACCGGGAGGGGTAAGACTACGATTCTCGAAGCGATTTGCGGCCTGCGCAGGATTGATTCCGGTGCCATCCTGATTCACGGTGTCGACGTAACGGACTGGTCCCCGCGCGACAGGCAGGTTGGATATGTACCTCAGGATCTTGCTTTGTTTCCAACATTAACGGTGCGCGAACACCTCGCCTTTGCACTGGAAATCCGAAAGGTATCTGCTTCGGGAATTTCGGAACGAGTGAACGAACTCTCTGATTTACTTGGCATTCGGCATCTGCTGGCTCGGCGCATCCAGGGACTCAGCGGAGGAGAGTCTCAACGCGTGGCACTGGGGCGTGCTTTATCATTTCGTCCGACGGTGCTGTTGCTCGACGAGCCGCTTAGTGCGTTAGACCAGGAAACTCGACTGGAAATGCAGACGCTGCTTCAATCTCTGAAGACGACGGCGCAGGTCACGACGCTGCATGTAACGCACAGCGAAGAGGAAGCGAATCTGGTGGCTGACAGACGCCTGATTCTTACTGACGGGCGTGTGATGGATACCTGATGGCTTTTTGTTTCCGGCAACCCGCTGTTCAGGCTGAACCTGATTGGTCTGCGTGTGTCAATGAGGATGTCACAGCAACTGAGCCGAATGAATGGCTGCGGTTTCTGAATGGAAGGTAGCCGGATAAGGTTTGCCGGACCGCATTGCTAACGCGGTTCTCTTCTGGAGATGAGGGTTCGAACCCCTTGCCTTCCGCTGATAACAAGTCGGTACACCGGAGGTGCATCTGTCAGGACAGTGTATAGATGGCTATTTGAAAGAAGATCGTCACAGCGAGAATGTCGAGTATCGATGCAATCAGGGCATTGGACATGATGGCTGGATCCAACCCCAGACGCTGCAATATCAGGGGCAGGACTGCCCCGAATGACGTTCCGAGCACTACTACACTGACCACGGTACCACCGATAACGGCCGCTTCCTGCCAGCTCCGTCCGAACCAGAACAGCGTGAAGACGGTATCGATGGCTGCAAGTAACGCACCAAGAAGCAGGGCGACCCAGATTTCACGCGTGATGACGTCTCTGTGTTCGCGAAGGAGGGACTGGTTTCCGGAATCGGCGGGTTGCAGTGCAATCATGCGGATGAACAAGGTCGCTGATTGAGAACCGGTATTTCCACCGCTCGCCATGACCAGCGGGAGAAACATCAGAATCAACGCCGTGAGCTCACCTGCGGAACCCGTATAGTGGTCGAGTACCCTTGCGTTCGCCAGCGCCATAATTGACAGAAAGACCAGCCAAATTCCCCGCTTCCAGAGAATGGTCAGGATTGGTGTCTCCTCGTAGGCATCTTCGAGCGGCTGTACCCCGCCCTGCAGGTAGGCATCTTCTGTTGCCTCTTCCTGAACAACGTCCAGGGCGTCGTCGTGGGTCACGATACCAACGAGTCTGTCGTCGTCATCCACAATCGGAACGGCAAGAAAGTTGTATCTTGCGAGCTCCTGTGCAACGGCCTCTCGCTCATCCGAGACTCGCATGCGCACGACGTCCCGTTGCATGATTTCTGCAAGCAGGGTTTCTGGCTTTGCCAGGATAAGCTCACGAAGTGATATCAATCCCTCAAGATGCCGATTATCGTCGAGAATGTAAACGTAGTAGATCGTCTCGCTGTTCGGTGCCTGAAGTCGAAGACGCTCGATAGCGTCACGAACGGTGATGTTGGCCGGAAGCGACGCATACTCCGTTGTCATGATCGCACCAGCGCTCCATTCGTCGTAGGAGAGCAATCGGCGAATATCGTTGCGTTCTGCCTTGGCAATCAACCTCAGGATATCTTCGCGGCGTTCCTGCGGGATTCGGGTCAGCAAGTCGACCCGGTCATCCGATGACATTTGTTCCAGCAACTCAGACAGACGTCCGGAATCCAGTGTTTCGACGAGCTCAGCCTGACGCCGCAGTGAAATATTCTCAAAGATTTCGACCCGCAGCTCGAGCTCGGCCTGGTCCAGTACTGTCCAGACCTGGTTGGTCTCAAGGTCCTCCAGCATCTCGGCGAGTTTGACCGGATGGACAACTTCACAGAATTCTGCCAGGCCGTGCCGATCTCCTTCCTGGAGCATCAGCTGCAGGTCCGGAAAAATCAGAGACTGGTAGGCATCCCGCATCCCAACCACTCGTTCAAAAAAAATCCCTGCCAGCGGAAACCCCGCAGCAGGGACTCGATTTCAGTTGAAAAGAACGCTGCGATCCTCGAAGTCGAGGAACCAACGAACTAGCGTTTCGAGAACTGGTAGCTTCGACGAGCTTTCCGCTTGCCGTACTTCTTACGTTCGACCATTCGGTCATCTCGAGTCAGGAAGCCAGCGGTTGCAAGTGTGTGGTGCCAGGCTTCGTTCATGCCCTGCAGAGCACGAGCGATACCAAGGATGATAGCACCAGTCTGGCCGGTTGTTCCGCCGCCGTTAACGCGAACGTGGATATCAACCTGACCGACCTTGTCAACGGCCTTTACCGGGGCAATTACGCTCTCCCGGTCGCGCTGCACGCAGAGGAATTCTTCAACAGGACGGCCGTTGACCGTGAAGACACCTGTTCCCTCTTTGATGCGAACTCGGGCGACTGCCGTCTTTCGTCGGCCGGTTCCCATTGCAACGCCGAAGCGGTCAACCTTACCTCGAATGGTCGGCTGATAGTTGGGATCGACTGGAACCGATTCACCTGGTGCACCGGCGCCAAGAGTCAGCTCAGGAAGATCCGACGATGGCACCTCAGGCTCCGCGTCAGCGGAAACTGCTTCTTCGCCAGAGGCAACAACGGTCTCGTCCTGGGGTTCTTCGTTTACGGAGGGATCCATACTCATCACGTTTCAGAACAAATAGGGAGGAAAACAGGAGCGTTCGAAACTGCAGCACTCGGCAATTTCGAGGAACAGATCAAACGACTTCTCAGGAGTCAGCCTGCAATTTGGTCGATGGCAGCATGTGTGCTGGAAAAGGCTTGGGCTGTTGTGCCTGATGCGTATGCTCGGGGCCAACGAAAAGGCGCAGACGCTTCAGCATTTGATCCGCGAGCTTGTTCTTCGGAAGCATCCGGCGAACAGCTTCCCGAAGAATCATTTCCGGACGGTGCTGCCAGGCTTCAACCGCGGTTCGAGAGCGAAGGCCACCCGGATATCCGGTGTACCGGTCGTAGCTCTTCTTGCCCATCTTCGTGGACATGTACGGCACTTCTGCGTGCTGCATTGCACCGCCGCTGAAACGGACTCGTTCGACATTTGTTACAATTACACAGTCACCTGAGTTGACGTGTGGAGTGTAGTCGGCCTTGTGTTTCCCCATCAGGATCGTTGCGATCTGGACGGCAAGACGACCAACGATCTGACCGTCGGCATCCACGACAAACCAGTCCGGATCACACACTTCTTCTTTCTTTGCCATCCATGTTTTGCCGAGTGCCAGCATCGAACGTTCGTCCTCTGGGTTGAAAACCCGTGTTCATGTGTACATAAAAGTCCGCGGAGCCACAGAAACGAGTGTGGCATCTCCGCATGGAAACAAAAAAGCCGCCAAATACCGCTGGTAAATCGGCAGCTATCTGATGCAAGTCGAGAAATTTAGCGAGTTTGCAGCGGACATTCAATCCTGCAACCCACAAAACGCACTTGCGATGCACCAACTGGGAATGCCGATTCCGCGAATGCCGGCCGGACACTCGAAGCGACGGCCTGTTTACGGTAGCATCCCTGAGGCGGATGGCATCGCGTTTCATCGCGAATCTGCTTGAATTTGGTGGCTGGCTCCCGGCTGTTCCGTCGTTTGGTTGACTGGCTTCGGTTCATCCACCGCCCCGGTTTCGTTTCAGGTTTATCGGTTTCGAGACTTCGCTCAACGGTGATGACTTTGCGAAGTTGATGGAGATTCGCGGAACAATCCGTCCGCTGGAGGCGGGGTCCGGGTCGCTGCGAATTTTCAATTGGAGCCGAAATTCGGAAAATTCAGGCAATTCTGGTGATCGACGGAAGTCCGGTCCTGGTGTTTCATTGACTTCGGATCAGGCCTCTCAGGGCTGCAAGGTGGGTATCGTGGCAAAGGCATGGGGTGGTCGTTTCAGTCAGGCAACAGATCCACGTGTGGAAGCGTTCACTGAATCCATCAGCTTCGACCACCGCCTGTTCGAAGCGGACATTCGGGGATCGATTGCCCATGCCAGCATGCTGGCTGCGGTGGGATTGATTACGGATCACGAGCGTGACCTGATCACCAGCACACTATCGGAAATCAGAGAAGAAATCCGGCAGGGCAACTTCCCGTTCAGTCATGAGCTGGAAGACATTCATATGCACATCGAGAGCAGCCTGATTGCAAGGATCGGCGACGTCGGCAGAAAACTCCACACGGGACGCAGCCGGAATGATCAGGTTTCGACGGACTTAAAACTCTATGTCAGAGATGCAATTGACGACCTCGACAAATTGCTTGCCGACATACAGAGTGCTTTTGTCGATCGGTGTTCCACGGATGCGGACGTGGTCCTGCCCGGTTACACACATCTGCAGCGAGCACAACCGGTACTGGCCGCC
It encodes:
- the rpsI gene encoding 30S ribosomal protein S9, with product MGTGRRKTAVARVRIKEGTGVFTVNGRPVEEFLCVQRDRESVIAPVKAVDKVGQVDIHVRVNGGGTTGQTGAIILGIARALQGMNEAWHHTLATAGFLTRDDRMVERKKYGKRKARRSYQFSKR
- a CDS encoding ABC transporter ATP-binding protein codes for the protein MIELKDVTIAAGDFRLTQLSFCIETGEHVALMGRTGRGKTTILEAICGLRRIDSGAILIHGVDVTDWSPRDRQVGYVPQDLALFPTLTVREHLAFALEIRKVSASGISERVNELSDLLGIRHLLARRIQGLSGGESQRVALGRALSFRPTVLLLDEPLSALDQETRLEMQTLLQSLKTTAQVTTLHVTHSEEEANLVADRRLILTDGRVMDT
- a CDS encoding ABC transporter permease; protein product: MGTENEIKQQWASNARHIMTDDASNPGALSQQIALKRSGRSDVPFFLVMGGLSSCFIVLIVLMLAADLLFTSVADFKEALLKPEIQQAFRLTLLSCSISALLSVWVAVPLGYLLSRYQFPGRWVVDTLVDIPVVLPPLVLGLSLLILFHLKINGWELETWLRQDLHYPVTYQVRAVILAQFSVACAFAVRTMRVTFDQINPRAEDVARTLGCTRSQAFLRVALPQAWRGIMAAGTIAWARAMGEFGPILVFAGATRMRTEVLSTTVFLELSIGNLNAAVAVSLLMVLMASIVLLILRGLGTRLTA
- the mgtE gene encoding magnesium transporter codes for the protein MRDAYQSLIFPDLQLMLQEGDRHGLAEFCEVVHPVKLAEMLEDLETNQVWTVLDQAELELRVEIFENISLRRQAELVETLDSGRLSELLEQMSSDDRVDLLTRIPQERREDILRLIAKAERNDIRRLLSYDEWSAGAIMTTEYASLPANITVRDAIERLRLQAPNSETIYYVYILDDNRHLEGLISLRELILAKPETLLAEIMQRDVVRMRVSDEREAVAQELARYNFLAVPIVDDDDRLVGIVTHDDALDVVQEEATEDAYLQGGVQPLEDAYEETPILTILWKRGIWLVFLSIMALANARVLDHYTGSAGELTALILMFLPLVMASGGNTGSQSATLFIRMIALQPADSGNQSLLREHRDVITREIWVALLLGALLAAIDTVFTLFWFGRSWQEAAVIGGTVVSVVVLGTSFGAVLPLILQRLGLDPAIMSNALIASILDILAVTIFFQIAIYTLS
- the rplM gene encoding 50S ribosomal protein L13, whose translation is MLALGKTWMAKKEEVCDPDWFVVDADGQIVGRLAVQIATILMGKHKADYTPHVNSGDCVIVTNVERVRFSGGAMQHAEVPYMSTKMGKKSYDRYTGYPGGLRSRTAVEAWQHRPEMILREAVRRMLPKNKLADQMLKRLRLFVGPEHTHQAQQPKPFPAHMLPSTKLQADS
- a CDS encoding putative sugar nucleotidyl transferase, whose product is MRYLLFEDELTDDLSPLTLLRPSFELVCGRDCLRRRVERWFPGAHWGVWVRSHLVAVYREQFPDAHVNQLNWLQHHSTLLMNGRWLPDARIDPSQLDLDSAGFIDGHLAWIALAPEELSLLTEQDFSSTLLLLARSRRVVEAGGSIIRYPWDLVSRNSTQLVRDFRDEGLSQSTSSPQVVILGDPQDVYISESARIDPFVVIDATSGPVSIDRDAEVQAFTRIDGPCHIGRGARVYRAMIRGGTTVGAYCRVGGEIEESILHSYVNKYHEGFLGHSYVCPWVNLGAMTSTSDLKSDYSCVRVPLKGKSIDSQMMKVGSFIGDHTKTAIDSMFNTGSSIGIMAMVLPGGRLLPRHIPSFCNISFGELAADWPLENSLASAAIAMQRRDQTLTAAMETLIRTVYLQTEAERDAAMERARQRRSVM